The region ATCGCTGGCTGTGCTCAGCTCGTTTGGCGCCGGTTATTCGATTGGCAGCGTGATTCTGCGTAAGCGTTGAGTCAAATACCTGTAGTTCTTTTCCTTCGAAAAGCGATGATTTTTCCTACAGTCGAAATCGCCAAGACGCTGTAATTTCGAAGATGACGACTGGACGACGCCTCAGCTAAGTCCAGTCGCTGTTGTTTTCGAACTCAGAATAAGGGGATGCTTTGATGGCGGTTGACGACGCGCAATTGCTCGAGCGATTGCTGGCAGGTGAACAAAAGGCTTTCAAAGAATTGATCAGCACCTACCAGAACGCCATGCGCGCGGTGGCGTATGCGATCGTTGGCAACCGGCATGCCGACGAGATTGTTCAAGACGCCTGGCTGTCGGTAGTGCGCAACCTCAGTGGGTTTGAAGGGCGTTCGAGTCTCAAGACCTGGCTGCTGACCATCACCGCCAATGCGGCCAAGGGGCGATACAAACAAAACCGTCGTGAGGTTTTGCTCGATGACCTGCCATCGCCTCACGGCACGATTGATGATGATCGTTTTTCGCCGGGCG is a window of Pseudomonas sp. DC1.2 DNA encoding:
- a CDS encoding RNA polymerase sigma factor, whose amino-acid sequence is MMAVDDAQLLERLLAGEQKAFKELISTYQNAMRAVAYAIVGNRHADEIVQDAWLSVVRNLSGFEGRSSLKTWLLTITANAAKGRYKQNRREVLLDDLPSPHGTIDDDRFSPGDEHWLVAPFAWHQDTPEALLIENELRECLEHTLLSLSELQSSVLLLRERQGLELEDICNLLEISLSNARVLLHRARLKVFAAVEHFEETGEC